The genomic interval CTGTGGGAAGGCGTGGCCTTTCGCGATGTTCTCAACCTGGTGCGCCTCAAGCCCGGGGCCGCTTACGTCTTGGTGCGCGCCGAACAGGGTTACACGGCCAACGTCCCGCTGGCCGACCTGGACCGCGACGGCGTGCTCTTCGCCACCCACCATGACGGCCAGCCGCTCACCCCGGAGCACGGCTATCCCTTGCGCCTCATCGTGCCCCACCTCTATGCCTGGAAATCGGTGAAGTGGGTGCGCGGGCTCGAGTTTCTCGACCACGACCAGGCCGGCTTCTGGGAGCAGAACGGCTACCACATGTACGGCGATCCGTTCCGCGAGCAGCGCTTCGACACCGATCCTTAGACGTTGCGAGCACACCCGCTT from Terriglobales bacterium carries:
- a CDS encoding sulfite oxidase-like oxidoreductase, encoding MLFEGDERKQQERKMRDQGRLPPGQALTLKWPVLHHGSVPRFDPARWDFRIRGRVENEVRLTWEEFSALPRVRSTSDFHCVTRWSRFDNLWEGVAFRDVLNLVRLKPGAAYVLVRAEQGYTANVPLADLDRDGVLFATHHDGQPLTPEHGYPLRLIVPHLYAWKSVKWVRGLEFLDHDQAGFWEQNGYHMYGDPFREQRFDTDP